GCAGCGCGAGCTGCGCCAGGGCCGGATCGACGTCGGAGCCCTCTACCGCTCGTTCACGCGGGCTGCGGCCAAGCAGTGCTCGAACCCGGCGCTAGTCTCCGACAAGTGCATCGAGGCCAATACCGTACGGCCCAAGAAGGGCCGCAGCGTGCGGGCCGAGGAGTGATGATCCGTGTTTCAACGTCTGATAACTGTTGATCTTGCACAAGTAGCCTGTAAGGGCGGGCTGTTTACGCCGTACACACGGGAAATCTTTGAATCCATGCAACCTTTCGGGAGTCCTATGGATGTATGCGGAAGGAGGAGTCGATGACGAATCGCAGCTTGAAAACATTGTCGGTTCTTGCTCTTGTGCTGAGCCCCGCGCTCGCCTTCGCAAGGCCCATCCAATCCAGCGGCGTTCACCAGCGCCCGGTACTGTTCCACGATCGCAGCGCGCGTATGCACGTTGATCGCGGCTCTGTTGCCCACCACTAAACTGCTGTAAAGCACCTGATCTCCAGAGTTAGAGTTTCGGACGGCCGCGAAGCTAGCGCGCGGTAGCCCGGGCTCTCTGGATAAAGGCTTCAACCTTGGCCCGGTCCTTTACCCCGGCCGATTGCTCCACACCACTGGCAACGTCCACGCCCCACGGTTCAAGCGCCGCAATCGCTTCCCCCACATTCTCAGGAGTCAGGCCACCGGCTACGATCAGCCGCAAGGCATTGTGCTGCTTCAAAACGCCGCGGGCGCGGCCCCAGTCGAAGTGGACCCCGGTTCCGCCGGTCGCGGAGCCAATCTTGGAATCGACCAGCACGCGGTAGCCCTCTGGTGCGCTGGCCACCTCGGCCAGTTGGCGGGTGGCTTCGTTTTCTTGCTCTGGGCCTCCATCGACGACCCAGGAGAGGGTGGGGATGATCTGGACGCCGGGCAGTTTGGCGGCCACGGCCCGCGCCAGGGCCAGATTGACGCCGCCGTGGAGCTGCACCGTATCGAGACCGGCCTCGGTGGCGGCGCGGGCGATCTCCTCCGCGTCCGGCGTGGCGAAGACTCCGACCTTCTCGACGTGGCTGGGCAGATGTGGCGTAATAGCCGCTACCTGTGCGGCGACCACGCGGCGCTTGCTGGGCGCGAAGACGAAGCCCACTGCGTCTGCACCGGCTTCGGCGGCCATCAGGGCGTCATCGAGAGTGGTGTTGGCACAGATCTTGATCCACATGGCTTAAACCGCGCAGGGGGCAGCTTTGCCGATGAGCTGGGCCAGCGCCACCGCCGGGTCCGGCTCCCGCATCAGCGTTTCGCCGACGAGAAAGGCGTTGTAGCCCGCTCCGAGCAGACGCTCGATGTCTGCGGAGTCGCGGATGCCGCTCTCGGCCACGCGCAGGACGCCCGAGGGCATGGCCGCGGCCAGCTCGGTGTGGGTCTCGGGCTTTACCTCGAGGGTCTTGAGGTCGCGGCTGTTGACGCCGATGACCTCGAACCCGAGGGCGACCGCACGCTCCAGCTCGGACAGGTTGTGGACCTCGCAGAGGACGTCGAGACCCCGGCGTGCGGCCTCAGAGGCCAGTTCGGCCAGCACTGCATCGGGGTGCGCCGCGACGATCAGCAGGATGGCGTCGGCTCCGGCGGCACGGGCTTCGAGGATCTGGAAGGGATCGAGGATGAAGTCCTTGCGCAGCACGGGGATGGAGACGACGCGGGAGACCGCCTGCAAGTCGGCGAGCGAGCCCTGGAAGTAGTCCTCGTCGGTGAGCACGGAGATGGCCGCCGCACCTGCCGACTGGTAGCGCTGGGCGATCCACGCGGGCTGGAAGTCGGCCCGGATGACGCCGCGCGAGGGCGATGCCTTCTTGACCTCGGAGATGATGGCTGGGCCGGTGGAGGCGACGCTGCGCAGCCCGGCGGCAAAGCCACGCGGCTGGTGGGCCTTGGCGAGCGCCTCCAGATGGCCGAGGTCGGCTGCCTGCTTGCGCTCCATCACCCGCAGCAGCGTGGTGGCCATGATCTTTTCGAGGTGCGTGGACATGCGATCTCCTGGAGAAAGTGTTACGAGCAACAAAACACCCCTCACGCTGGAGGGGTGTTTTTAGAACTTTGGTGCCGAAGAAGGGACTCGAACCCCCACACCCTTGCGAGTACGTGGACCTGAACCACGCGCGTCTGCCAATTCCGCCACTACGGCACTACCTTCAAGCCATCCGGGGAGGCACTCCCGAACTCCTTGCCTGAATCCTGAGTATGCCAAATTTGGCCCCTGGTGTCAATTCCGGCTGCCTTCGGTACACTGGGTTCAGGTTGACGTCCCGAGTTCGGTTAGCATAACTCCCTCCCTGGCGAGCGCCAACGCAAGAGGTCCTAATTTCTATGACGCCAGTGCCGCCCAAACCGGCTCCAGCCGGGGCCACGGATGCCAATTCGGAGCTGATTCCCGACGAGCTTGCACTCGACATACGCCGCTACGCGCACGACCTGTCGAACGCGCTCGAGATCATCGTGCAGACCAGCTACCTGCTCTCGACCGCCGAGCTGAAGGAACCGGCTGCGGCGTGGCTGGGGATGCTCGACGGCGGCGTGGAGAAGGCGCTCGAGATCAACCTGGCGCTACGCAACTACATCAAGGCGCACACGGCCAAGTAGCTACTTGGCCGCTTTCTTCGCGGCCTTCTTGACGACTTTCTTAGCCGTCCGCTTGGCCACACGCGGGGCCGCTGCCTTTTTCGCGACCGTGGCGCGCCGCGCTCCCACAGCCTTCACCGGCTTGCCGACGCTCGCCGAGGCCAGCCCCGCCGCGAATCCCGCGGCCAGAGCTGCCTTGGTCCCATCCGTCGCGGACTCCAACTGCTTCAGCTTGTCGGCGTGGCTTTCGAGCAGCTTTTCGAGCGACTGGATCAGCGTGCGGGTCTGCATGGGCTTGACCAGCATCTTGTCCGCGCCCATGTTCTGCCAGTCTTCGTCGGCGACGGGGAAGGCGGTGAGCAGCGCCACGGCCGGATGGTAGGCCGCGGTGCGAGCCGCCACGATCACCTCGCGGCCAGCCTCGTCGGACTCCATCCGCATGTCGGTGATGACCATGTGGTACTCGCGGGCCTTCAGCCGGGCCCTGGCCTCGCGCGCGCTGGCCGCGGTGTCCACGTCGAAACCGCTGATCTCCAGCACGGCTTTCAGGGTAAGAAGCACAGCCACTTCATCGTCCACCAGCAGGATTCGACGCTTGCTCACAGTTCAGCTCTCCTCAATTACCAGAGTCGTTCGATCCGGACTCATGTCATGCAGCATCTTTCTGCGCTCCTATCATCATCGCAGACCGCAGTCTCCGCAACCACGGAGGCCGAACGGTCATCTAATCGACTGTAAGCCCAGAAGCTATCCCGTTCCGGCACAACTTCTGGTGCAACGTGGGCCAGATACGCCGATATCACAGAAAAGACGTGGATTAGTGCTATACTCCACGTTGCAGCGGCTTTTGCCGAACTGGGGCAAACCCGCGTCTAAACTCCTAACCACAGACATGGCCGGCCGGTGTGCCGTCCGTGGAGGCCACCTATTCCACCGATTGATAAGCGTTCCGCAAAATCCTTTATCCGCACCAACGAGCGCATTCGCGCCCGCGAAGTCCGCGTCATCGACGAGAACGGCGAGCAGTTGGGCGTCATGGTCCCCTTCGAGGCCCTGAAGCTGGCCCGCGAGCGCTCGCTCGACCTGGTCGAGATTTCGCCCAATGCCGTTCCCCCTGTGTGCAAGATCCAGGACTACGGCAAGTTCCTTTATGAGAAGGACAAGTCCGACCGCGCCGCGCGCAAGAAGCAGAAAGTTATTGTTATCAAAGAGGTTAAGTTCTCCGTCACGGTAGACGAGCACGACTACCAGACCAAGAAGAACATGGCCGTGCGCTTCCTCGGTGAAGGCGACAAGGTAAAGGCTTCGCTGCGCTTCAAGGGCCGCCAGATGGCCCACCGCGATCTGGGCTACAAGATCATCAACCGCCTGATCGTCGATATCGGCGACGCCGGACTGGTCGAGTTTATGCCGCGCATGGAAGGCACCACCCTGCACGCGATCCTGGCACCTTCGAAGAAGGCCGAGCAGCAGCAGCAGGCTCCGCCGCCGAAGAAGCCGGCTCCTGCGGCCTCCACTCCCGCGGCACAGGCTCCGGCCGCGAAGGCCGAGCCCGTTGCGACGACTGCCGAGTAACGCGATTCTCCCAGTATCTTGAACTTTAGGTCCTGAAGAAGATCGACAAAGTCGGCGCGTCGGACATATAAAAACAGCAAAGTCGAGATCGCCCCCATCGGCACGATGAGGGGCGATTATTTTCGCCTCAAAAACGAGACGGATGTTACCTTTGTTGTCATAAATCAGATCGCCCCGGTTCATATCTACATCGAACAGATGGAGATGATATTTAGCCGAAGCCTCATCTGCTGCAGAGTGAAGAGACGTACAGAGTTTGCCTCCGTCTCGGTCCAGTACTTCCGGCTGGTTCTGGATCGTCCAATTCATGTAAAGCTTCGACGATAAGATCTCGAGTACACGTCTCACAATGACTGACTCCCCGATCTCCGACAACCCGATCTTTCCTCTGCCACGCTGGCTGAAGCTCGGCAGCATCTCCTCTCTGCTGTTTTCGGCAGTGCTGGCAGCGGCGTTCATCATCGCCGGCGGCTTCACGGTCTACTCCAATATGCGAAACACCGAGGAAGTCAGGGCCTGGGTGAGCCACTCGCAGGGCATCGTCACGAATCTGCAGGTGCAGGAGCAGCGGCTCGATCGAGTGGATTATGGCCTGCAACTGTACAGCCTGACCGGAGTGCGAGCCCATCTGAAGATGGCCTCGTCCAACCTGTCGACCCTCAGCATCAGCCTGGTGCAGCTACGCGATCAGATGAAGGATAACGACTCGCAGGAACGCCACGTGCAGGAGCTGGATCGGGCGGTGGCGGACCTGGTGAACGCGCTCAACCAACCCGATGTGGGCTCCGATAGCCGGACCGACCCCCAGAACCGGCCGGTACCTGAGCGACAGATCTCCGTCTGTCGCGACAAGCTCAGCATCCTGTTGCAGGAGGAGCGCGCTCTGCTGCGACAGCGGAGCGACGGCTCACGCAATAGCTTCTACCGCAGCTTTCTGCTGACAATCGGCTACCTGGGCGTCTCGACTGTGATCGTGGCGCTGCTCTTCGGCTTTCTCTTTCGCGATAGCTGGCGGCGGCGGCACGATGAGCGGAGGCTCTTCGCGGCCAACAACGAGCTGGAGGCGACGGTTCTCAAGCTGACGGAGCGGGTACACGAGTCGGCGCTGCTGACCTCGGCCCGCGACGAGCTGCAGCTCTGCACCTCGGCCCAGCAGGCGTATGATTGCGCGGCGCACCATATGCAGCGGCTGCTGCCGGATACGAATGGCGCGATCCTGATGATCAGCAACTCGCGGCGCATGGTGGAGATCGTCTCCGAGTGGGGGCACCCCACCGCGCTGCTGGACGGCGTCGATCTGAACGCGTGCTGCGGCCTGCGCGCAGGCAAGCTGCGCTGGCGCAAGCCGGGACTCTCGGAGCTGGACTGTGCGCACTTTCTCGGAGCGCCGCCCGATACTTACCTATGCGTGCCGCTGGCCGCCTACGGCGAGACGATGGGGTTCGCGTTCATCAGCTTCGAGAAGCCCGAGGCCGTGCCGCTGGCTGAGGCGCGTAGTCCGCTGGTGATGGAGCTGGCCGAGCTGGGGTCGCTGTCGATCGCGGGCCTCAACCTGCGCGCGAGGCTGGAGCGGCAGTCGATCCGTGACGGGCTGACCGGGCTCTTCAACCGGCACTTCATGGAGATTGCACTGGAGCGCGAGATCCGCCGGGTGAAGCGGCAGAAGACCACGCTGGCCGTGCTGATGCTGGATGTGGATCACTACAAGCAGTTCAACGACACCTTCGGGCACGAGGCCGGGGATATCGTGCTGCGGCAGGTGGCGGAGTGCTTCCGCAGGGCGGTGCGGGAGGAGGACGTGATCTGCCGGTATGGCGGCGAGGAGTTCATCATCATCATGCCGGATGTGACGGAGCAGATCGCGAGGCTGCGCGCGGAGTCGATTCTTACGAGTGTTGCCGAGACACAGATGCAGTTTCGCGGCGAGGTGCTGCGGTCGGTGACGGTGTCGGCGGGCATTGCGATGTATCCGGTGGCGGGCAAGCGGGGCGAGGAGCTGATCCGGATGGCGGATGCCGCGTTGTACCGCGCGAAACACAATGGCCGGAACCAGGTCCAGTCGGCCTCCACGAAGCTGGAGCCGGAGACCGCGACCACCCCGCAACCAGCCTGACGGTACTTCGTGCGATTCTGAGCCAGCGGAACAACCATGCGAGCGGCCTTGGACGCTTCGCATGGGCTCAAGTTGCAGATATCTCCGCCGCGGTGTAAGGTAAAGGGCAAGATGATCCAGAGCTTTAGCCCGTCGTTTACCATCCGCTTCTGGCGCGCCTATTGGCGTGTGGGGGCGGACTCGGCGGTGTAGATATAGGACTCATCTGACAGATTGCTTCACGCTTCAGACGATTCCATACGACCCACGAGCCGCTGCCCACATCCGGGTAGCGGTTTTTTAGTGTCAGCAGAGAGATTTTTGGAGAACAGGCAATGGCAACGATGACAATCCCGGCCCACGACCTCAAAGGACGCTTCGGCGCCTATGGCGGACGCTACGTGCCCGAGACCCTGATGGCCGCGCTCGAAGAGCTGGAGGCCGCCTATGCCGCAGCCGACGCCGACCCCGGCTTCCATGCCGAGCTGGACGGGCTGCTGCGCAACTACTGCGGACGGCCTACGCCGATCTACTTCGCCAAGCGGCTGAGCGAGCACCTGGGCGGCGCGAAGATCTACCTGAAGCGCGAAGACCTGCTCCACACCGGCGCGCACAAGATCAACAACGCGCTGGGACAGGGCTTGCTGGCGAAGCGCATGGGCAAGCAGCGCATCATCGCGGAGACGGGCGCAGGCCAGCACGGAGTGGCCACCGCGACCGTGTGCGCGCTGCTGGGGCTGGAGTGCGTGATCTACATGGGCGAGGAGGACATGCGGCGGCAGGAGCTGAACGTCTACCGGATGCGCCTGCTGGGTGCGGAGGTGCGCGGTGTGGCCTCCGGCTCGGCGACCCTGAAGGACGCTATCAACGACGCCATGCGCGACTGGGTGACGAACGTCCGCACGACCTATTACATTCTCGGCTCGGCGCTTGGCGCGCACCCCTACCCGACGATGGTGCGCAACTTCCACCGCGTCATCTCGATCGAGGCGCGCAGGCAGTTTCTGGAGGAAGTGGGTCGGCTGCCGGATGCAGTCGTCGCCTGTGTCGGCGGCGGCTCGAACGCCATTGGGGCCTTCTATGAGTTCATTCCCGATGCAAACGTGCGGCTGATCGGCGTCGAGGCCGGTGGCCGCGGCACGGCGCTGGGCGAGCACGCGGCGCGGTTCCAGAGGGTCGGCGGCGGCGTTCCGGGAGTGTTGCAGGGGACGTACTCGTATGTGCTCCAGAACGATGCCGGACAGGTCAGCTCGACCCACTCGGTGAGCGCGGGGCTGGACTACGCCAGCGTCGGCCCGGAGCACGCGATGCTGCATGACTCGGGCCGCGCCTCGTACGTCTCGGCCACCGATGCCGCCGCGCTCGCAGCTACCGTTACGCTCTCGCGCACCGAGGGGATTCTTCCGGCGCTCGAATCCGCACACGCGGTTGCCGAGGCTATCCGCCTCGCGCCGACCATGGGGACTGACCAGATCCTGATGGTCAACCTCTCCGGCCGTGGCGACAAGGATATGGGGATTCTCTCGCGGGAACTGGATCTTCAAGGCGCAACCGCAAAAATTTAGAACGTAGCTCTTAGAACGTAGTTCGAGGAACGCATGGCAATCGAATTTCGCACCAAACCCGGCATCGTAGCCTACCTGACGGCGGGCGACCCGGACCTGAACACCACCCGCGATATCGCGCTCGCCGCCATCGACAACGGCGCGGACGTCATCGAGCTGGGCGTGCCCTTCTCGGACCCGCTGGCCGATGGCCCCGTCATCCAGCGGGCCAGCGAACGGGCCGTCGCGCGAGGCGTCCGCCTGACCGACGTGCTCGCCCTGGCGAAGGAGCTGCGCACGGCGCGCCCCAACTGCGGACTGGTGCTCTTCAGCTACCTGAACCCCGTCGTCCGCATGGGCATGAAGGCGTTCTGCGCGGCGGCGGCTGAGGCCGGGGCCGACGGCGTCCTGCTGACCGACATGATCGTCGAAGAGGCCGACGAGTATCGGGCCGAGATGGCCGCAAACAACCTGGCCCCCATCTTTCTGGCCGCGCCCACCAGCCCCGATGCCCGCCTGAAAGCCATCGGCGAGGCCTCACGCGGCTTCGTCTACGCCATCTCGCGAGTGGGCATCACGGGCGCGCAGCAGACCATCGCCGCGGACGCCGCGGAGCTGGTCGGGCGGCTGCGCCGGTTCACCCAGTTGCCTATCGCTGTAGGCTTTGGCATCTCGACGCCCGAGCATGTGCAGGCGGTCGGCCAGTTTGCCGACGCGGCGATTATCGGCTCGGCGCTGGTCGCGCTCATCGAGCGGTCGGCACCCGAAGAAGCAGCCACCGCAGTCGGAAGATTTATCGGCAGCTTGCGCGCCAACCCAGCCAGTCCAGCGGCGGGGACTCTATGATGGAGGTTCAAGGTCTCGGAGGACGTTCTATGGAAATTGTGGAATTGCGGCAAAGAATCGACGAGCTGGATGAACAGATCGTCAAGCTCATCAGCACGCGGGCCGAGGCGGCTCAGGCCATCGGCCAGTTGAAAAAGGTGACGGACATCCCCGTCTATGAACCGAAGCGCGAGAAGGAAGTGTTGGAGCACGTGCAGGCCGTGAACCCGGGGCCACTGGCCAATGCGGAGATCGTCCACGTTTACGAGCGCATTATGGATGTGATGCGGACCTTGCAGCGGCGGTAAAGCAAAGCTTCACCGCAAAGTTTTAGCAATTAGCACCAAACAAGTTACATATTTACCGCAGCAAAAATTCTGCTCAATTCTGGTTACAGATAAGAGCTTCTGGAAACGAAGAAGGAAGACACGCAATGATCGTAGCGATGCAGGATGAGGCTAAAGAAGAGCTAATACAACAGGTCATCGAAAAGATGGTGGAGATCGGCTTCGACGTCCACCGCACCACCGGAGCCACCTCGACGATTCTCGCCGGAGTCGGCAAGCCCGGACACTTCGATGTCGCCGAGTTCCAGGTGCTTGAGGGCGTTCACCAGGCCTACCGGATCAGCTCGCCGTACAAGCTGGCCGGACGCGGCTTCCGCCCCGAAGGCACCACCATCACGTTCCCCAACGGCGTCGTGGTCGGCGGCGAGAACGTAACCATCATGGCCGGGCCGTGCTCGGTCGAGTCGCCCGAGCAGATCCTGCTCAGCGCCCAGCAGGTGAAGGCTGCAGGCGGCCAGTTCCTGCGCGGCGGAGCCTTCAAGCCACGCAGCTCGCCGTACAGCTTCCAGGGCATGGGGCTCGAGGGCCTGAAGCTGCTGCGCGAGGTCGCCGACGAGACCGGCCTGCTCGTTATCACCGAGGTCATGGAGATCTCGCAGATCGAGCTCATGCTGCCTTACATCGACTGCTTCCAGGTGGGCGCGCGCAACATGCAGAACTTTAACCTGCTGCGCGAGCTGGGCTATGTGCGCAAGCCGGTGCTGCTGAAGCGCGGCATCGCCGCCACCATTGAAGAGGTGCTGCTCTCGGCCGAGTACATCCTCTCCGGCGGCAACTACGACCTGATGCTCTGCGAGCGCGGAATCCGCACCTTCGAGACCTACACACGCAACACGATGGATATCTCGGCCATCCCGGTGCTCAAGAAGCTGACGCACCTGCCTGTGCTGGGCGACCCCTCGCACGGCGTCGGCAAGCGGGAGTTCGTTGCGCCGATGGCCCTGGCCTCTGTAGCTGCGGGCGCGGACGGGCTGCTGATGGAGATGCACCCGAATCCCGACAAGGCCCTCTCGGACGGTGCCCAGAGCCTCTTCCCGGAGCAGCTTGAGAAGCTGGTCGCGCAGTTGCGGCAGATTGCCCCCATCGTCGGCCGCAGCGTGGCGTAGTAGCATCGCGGAATGGAACGAGTTGCAATCGTCGGAACGGGGCTGATCGGAACATCGATCGGCCTCGCTTTGCGTGAGGCGGGTTTTGCGGGCGAGATCGTCGGCGTAGACAACAACGCCGCGGAGCTGGAAACAGCCGTGGCGATGGGCGCGATCTCACGCGCGGGCGTTTTCGATGATGTGACGCAGGCCGACGTCGCCGTGCTGGCCGTGCCCGTGCTCGCCATCATGGATTGGATGGAGCGGCTCGCGCCACGGATGGGCGCGCATCAGCTCATCACCGATGTGGGCAGCACCAAGCTGGCCATCGTGGAGCACTCCCGCAAGCTGAAGCTCAATGGCGATGCGGCCCGCTTTCTGCCGGGGCATCCGATGGCGGGTAAGGAGTCGGGCGGAGCGGCTCTGGGTGAGGCGAAGTTGCTCGATAATGCGATGTGGCTCTTTACGCCGGTTGATGAAGAGACCTCCATCGAGGCCGCGTGGCGCGACTGGGTGGCGAAGTTCGGCTGCCGCAGCATGAACCTCGATCCGGCCCGCCACGACACGCTCTGCGCCTGGGTCAGCCACATGCCCCAGATGGTCGCGACCGCGATGGCTGCGCTGCTCGAAGATGAGCTGGCCGGAGCCGATGAGATTGCCGCCATCGGCGGACGTGCGCTGCGCGAGATGACTCGGCTAGGGGCCAGCCCCTACAGCATGTGGCGCGACGTCGCCATGACCAACACCGCGCCTGTCGCCGCAACGCTCTTCGCACTGGAGCAGCGGCTTGCCCACATCCGCGAGAACCTGAAGACGCCGGAGCTGCGCGAAGAGTTCGGCAAGGCGAATCGCTTCCGCGCCCCGCGCAAGTAAAGGCATGTCCTGCCGGACGGGCCTCCTGCGCGGAGGGCGGTCACTTCGTGACGCGTATACCTTGTCTTGATGACTCAAAAGACATCGGTCCTCCCGCTGGTCGGAGACAAGCGGAAGGACCTCAGAGAATCAATTCCCCATACCACCCCGAGAATGGCACGAAGTGCTAATGGGCTACAGCGTCTTCGGGTAGAGGCTTCTCAGCTTTGCTCGGCAGCCTCATCAGGAACGGCAGCGGGCACAGGCAAAGAATCATCATCGACAACACTGCGAAGGCGTTCTTGTAACTCAACATCGAAGCCTGCCGAAGCATCTGCTGATAGGCGTATCCGGTAGCAGTCTGTGCGGCCTGGGCCGCAGTCATACCGCCCGAACGCAGCATCGAGACGATAGCGTCCATGTAGCCGCGATAGCCGGGGCTGCCGGGAATCACGTTACTCACAAGCACCTGCTGGTGCGTCTGCGCCGTGCGCGCCAGGAACGTCGTCAACAGCGCCGTGCCCGCCGAGCCGCCGAGATTGCGAGCAAAGTTCGAGAGGCTAGAGATCTGGTTCGACTTCGAGCGCGGCACGCCCACGTAGTTCAACGTCGAGATGGGGATGAAGATGAACGGCAGTCCGATCACCTGCAACATACGCCAGATCGTCACCGTGCCGAAGCTGCTGTCGAGCGAGAGCCGTGTCAGGTTGTAGATGCCGATGGACGTGGCCAGATACCCGAGGCAGACCGTCAGGCGCGGGTCGATCTTCCACCCTAGCGAGCGGCCCGCGATGATCATGCCGAACATCATCACAAAGCCCGCCGGCGACAGCACCATACCGGCGCGTTCGGCGGTGTAGCCGAGCAGAGATTGGAGATACTGCGGGATGAGGACCGTGGAGCCGAACAGCACCATGCCGAGGATGAGTTGCAAGAAGACAGCCGTGCCGAAGTTCCGATTTTGTAACAGTTTCAGGTCCACAATCGGATCGGGGTGCCGCCACTCCCAGAAGACGAAGGTGATGAGCAGGCAGGCCGCGAGGATGGCGACGGTCGTAATCATCGGATCGCCGAACCAGTCCTTCTCCTGTCCCTTGTCGAGGAAGAACTCGAGGCAGCCGACACCCGACGCTACCAGCGCCAGTCCCATGAAATCGACGGGAGCTTTGATCTTGGTGCGCGCCTTCAACTGCGGTGGGTCTTCCACCATACGGTTCGAGAGCCAGAGCGACAGCAGGCCGATGGGCAGGTTGATGAAGAAGATCCAATGCCAGTTGTAGTTGTCGGTGATGTAGCCGCCCAGCGTCGGCCCGATCGCCGGGGCGATGACGACGGCGGTGCCGTAGACCGCGAAGGCTTGCCCACGCTTGGCTACCGAGAAGGTATCGGCCAGGATGGCCTGCTCCGATGGTGCAAGACCGCCGCCGCCTGCACCTTGCAGGATGCGGGCCAGGATCAGGATTGGCAGCGACGGCGCGAGTCCGCATAGCAGCGAGCAGACGGTAAAGACCGCGACGCACGTCATGTAAAAACGCTTGCGGCCGATGCGGTTCGAGAGCCAGCCGGAGATGGGCAGCACCACGGCCGAGCTGACCAGGTAGCTGGTCAGCACCCATGTCGCCTCCTCCTGCGATGCGCCGAGCGAACCGGCGATGTGCGGCAGAGCCACGTTGGCAATGGAGGTATCGAGCACTTCCATGAACGTGGCCAGCGTGACCGTGAGCGCGATCGCCCAGGGATTGTAACGCGGCTTCCACTCGTCTTCGTGATGCGCAGTATCAGGCATATCAGTGTACTGATATAGTATCAGCTAGCTGATATGAAAACGCCTCAGGAGAAGATTAAGAAATCAACACGCGAGACGGAGATGCGCCGGGCCGGTGTCAACATTAAGCATCTGCTAATTGCGCTGCGCGGCCGTATGGATGAACGTCTCCGCGAGCGCAAGATCACCTCGGCGCAACTGCGGTTGCTGCGTGAGTTGCAGGTGACTCCCGGCATCTCCGGGGCGAAGCTTGCGCGGGCGTGCTCGATTACGCCGCAGACTGCGCAGGCGATGCTGGTGCGCTCGGTGAAGGCGGGATGGATTGTTCGCGGGGCGGACAAAGAGAATGGACGGCTGGTGACGGCGCGCCTGACTCCGGCGGGGGAGAAGCTGCTTGCCTACGCCGAGCAGATCGTCCGCGAGGTGGAGGCGGATGCCTGGGCGGGCCTCTCGGTCGGGGAGCTTCGCAGCCTTAGCGTTGTTCTCGAGCGTGTCCTCGCCAA
This is a stretch of genomic DNA from Granulicella sp. WH15. It encodes these proteins:
- a CDS encoding phosphoribosylanthranilate isomerase, which gives rise to MWIKICANTTLDDALMAAEAGADAVGFVFAPSKRRVVAAQVAAITPHLPSHVEKVGVFATPDAEEIARAATEAGLDTVQLHGGVNLALARAVAAKLPGVQIIPTLSWVVDGGPEQENEATRQLAEVASAPEGYRVLVDSKIGSATGGTGVHFDWGRARGVLKQHNALRLIVAGGLTPENVGEAIAALEPWGVDVASGVEQSAGVKDRAKVEAFIQRARATAR
- the trpC gene encoding indole-3-glycerol phosphate synthase TrpC, with protein sequence MSTHLEKIMATTLLRVMERKQAADLGHLEALAKAHQPRGFAAGLRSVASTGPAIISEVKKASPSRGVIRADFQPAWIAQRYQSAGAAAISVLTDEDYFQGSLADLQAVSRVVSIPVLRKDFILDPFQILEARAAGADAILLIVAAHPDAVLAELASEAARRGLDVLCEVHNLSELERAVALGFEVIGVNSRDLKTLEVKPETHTELAAAMPSGVLRVAESGIRDSADIERLLGAGYNAFLVGETLMREPDPAVALAQLIGKAAPCAV
- a CDS encoding response regulator, which encodes MSKRRILLVDDEVAVLLTLKAVLEISGFDVDTAASAREARARLKAREYHMVITDMRMESDEAGREVIVAARTAAYHPAVALLTAFPVADEDWQNMGADKMLVKPMQTRTLIQSLEKLLESHADKLKQLESATDGTKAALAAGFAAGLASASVGKPVKAVGARRATVAKKAAAPRVAKRTAKKVVKKAAKKAAK
- the infC gene encoding translation initiation factor IF-3, translated to MDKRSAKSFIRTNERIRAREVRVIDENGEQLGVMVPFEALKLARERSLDLVEISPNAVPPVCKIQDYGKFLYEKDKSDRAARKKQKVIVIKEVKFSVTVDEHDYQTKKNMAVRFLGEGDKVKASLRFKGRQMAHRDLGYKIINRLIVDIGDAGLVEFMPRMEGTTLHAILAPSKKAEQQQQAPPPKKPAPAASTPAAQAPAAKAEPVATTAE
- a CDS encoding sensor domain-containing diguanylate cyclase; translation: MTDSPISDNPIFPLPRWLKLGSISSLLFSAVLAAAFIIAGGFTVYSNMRNTEEVRAWVSHSQGIVTNLQVQEQRLDRVDYGLQLYSLTGVRAHLKMASSNLSTLSISLVQLRDQMKDNDSQERHVQELDRAVADLVNALNQPDVGSDSRTDPQNRPVPERQISVCRDKLSILLQEERALLRQRSDGSRNSFYRSFLLTIGYLGVSTVIVALLFGFLFRDSWRRRHDERRLFAANNELEATVLKLTERVHESALLTSARDELQLCTSAQQAYDCAAHHMQRLLPDTNGAILMISNSRRMVEIVSEWGHPTALLDGVDLNACCGLRAGKLRWRKPGLSELDCAHFLGAPPDTYLCVPLAAYGETMGFAFISFEKPEAVPLAEARSPLVMELAELGSLSIAGLNLRARLERQSIRDGLTGLFNRHFMEIALEREIRRVKRQKTTLAVLMLDVDHYKQFNDTFGHEAGDIVLRQVAECFRRAVREEDVICRYGGEEFIIIMPDVTEQIARLRAESILTSVAETQMQFRGEVLRSVTVSAGIAMYPVAGKRGEELIRMADAALYRAKHNGRNQVQSASTKLEPETATTPQPA
- the trpB gene encoding tryptophan synthase subunit beta, which translates into the protein MATMTIPAHDLKGRFGAYGGRYVPETLMAALEELEAAYAAADADPGFHAELDGLLRNYCGRPTPIYFAKRLSEHLGGAKIYLKREDLLHTGAHKINNALGQGLLAKRMGKQRIIAETGAGQHGVATATVCALLGLECVIYMGEEDMRRQELNVYRMRLLGAEVRGVASGSATLKDAINDAMRDWVTNVRTTYYILGSALGAHPYPTMVRNFHRVISIEARRQFLEEVGRLPDAVVACVGGGSNAIGAFYEFIPDANVRLIGVEAGGRGTALGEHAARFQRVGGGVPGVLQGTYSYVLQNDAGQVSSTHSVSAGLDYASVGPEHAMLHDSGRASYVSATDAAALAATVTLSRTEGILPALESAHAVAEAIRLAPTMGTDQILMVNLSGRGDKDMGILSRELDLQGATAKI
- the trpA gene encoding tryptophan synthase subunit alpha; this encodes MAIEFRTKPGIVAYLTAGDPDLNTTRDIALAAIDNGADVIELGVPFSDPLADGPVIQRASERAVARGVRLTDVLALAKELRTARPNCGLVLFSYLNPVVRMGMKAFCAAAAEAGADGVLLTDMIVEEADEYRAEMAANNLAPIFLAAPTSPDARLKAIGEASRGFVYAISRVGITGAQQTIAADAAELVGRLRRFTQLPIAVGFGISTPEHVQAVGQFADAAIIGSALVALIERSAPEEAATAVGRFIGSLRANPASPAAGTL
- the pheA gene encoding chorismate mutase; this encodes MEIVELRQRIDELDEQIVKLISTRAEAAQAIGQLKKVTDIPVYEPKREKEVLEHVQAVNPGPLANAEIVHVYERIMDVMRTLQRR